In one window of Brenneria goodwinii DNA:
- the dnaB gene encoding replicative DNA helicase, with protein sequence MAEKRPTNKSNEPRDRQMEGLKLPPHSLEAEQSVLGGLMLDNERWDNVAERVVANDFYNRAHRLIFTEMQRLLEMSRPIDLITLSESLEQQGSLESAGGFAYLAELAKNTPSAANIGAYADIVRERAVVREMISVANEIADAGYDPQGRSSEDLLDLAESRVFQIAENRASKDEGPKSIDRILEDTVSRIEQLYQKPHDGVTGVSTGYQDLDKKTAGLQKSDLIIVAARPSMGKTTFAMNLCENAAMMQDKPVLIFSLEMPGNQIMMRMLASLSRVDQTRIRTGQLDDEDWARISSTMGILLEKRNMYIDDSSGLTPTEVRSRARRVFREHDGLSLIMIDYLQLMRVPSLSDNRTLEIAEISRSLKALAKELQVPVVALSQLNRSLEQRADKRPVNSDLRESGSIEQDADLIMFIYRDEVYHENSDMKGIAEIILGKQRNGPIGTVRLTFNGQWSRFDNYAGPQYDDE encoded by the coding sequence ATGGCAGAAAAAAGACCAACCAATAAATCGAACGAACCCCGCGATCGCCAAATGGAAGGTTTAAAACTTCCGCCACATTCGCTGGAAGCGGAACAGTCGGTATTGGGTGGCCTGATGCTGGATAATGAACGCTGGGACAACGTTGCCGAGCGCGTTGTCGCCAATGATTTCTACAATCGGGCCCACCGTCTTATTTTCACCGAGATGCAACGTCTGCTGGAAATGAGCAGGCCGATCGACCTGATCACCCTGTCCGAATCGCTTGAACAGCAAGGTTCCCTAGAGTCGGCGGGCGGCTTCGCCTATCTGGCCGAACTGGCTAAAAATACCCCCAGCGCCGCCAATATCGGCGCCTATGCCGATATCGTGCGGGAACGCGCCGTGGTGCGCGAAATGATCTCCGTCGCCAACGAAATCGCCGATGCGGGTTACGATCCGCAGGGGCGCAGCAGTGAAGATCTGCTCGATCTGGCTGAATCCCGCGTTTTCCAGATCGCCGAAAACCGCGCCAGCAAAGACGAAGGCCCGAAAAGTATCGATCGTATTCTGGAAGATACCGTTTCCCGTATCGAACAGCTTTATCAAAAACCGCACGACGGCGTTACCGGGGTATCGACCGGCTATCAGGATCTGGATAAGAAAACCGCCGGCCTGCAAAAATCGGATCTGATCATTGTGGCGGCGCGGCCCTCAATGGGTAAAACCACTTTCGCCATGAACCTGTGCGAAAACGCCGCCATGATGCAGGATAAACCGGTGCTGATCTTCAGCCTGGAAATGCCCGGCAATCAGATCATGATGCGTATGCTGGCGTCGCTGTCGCGCGTGGATCAAACCCGTATTCGTACCGGCCAGTTGGATGATGAAGACTGGGCGCGTATTTCCAGCACCATGGGGATCCTGCTGGAAAAACGCAACATGTATATCGATGACTCCTCCGGGCTGACGCCCACCGAGGTTCGATCCCGCGCCCGCCGGGTATTTCGTGAGCACGATGGTCTGAGTCTGATCATGATCGACTACCTGCAATTGATGCGCGTGCCGTCGCTGTCCGATAATCGTACGCTGGAAATTGCCGAAATATCCCGCTCGCTCAAAGCATTGGCAAAAGAATTGCAAGTCCCTGTCGTGGCGTTGTCCCAGCTTAACCGCAGTCTGGAACAGCGCGCAGATAAACGGCCGGTTAACTCCGACCTGCGCGAATCCGGTTCCATCGAACAGGATGCCGACCTGATTATGTTTATCTACCGTGATGAGGTTTATCATGAAAACAGCGACATGAAAGGCATAGCTGAAATTATTTTAGGCAAGCAGCGTAACGGTCCTATCGGTACCGTTCGGCTGACCTTTAACGGGCAGTGGTCGCGCTTTGATAATTACGCCGGACCACAATACGATGATGAATAA
- a CDS encoding YitT family protein has product MDNVITTDKLSHTLLEDVLAILIGTLMVSFGVVLLRQSGALTGGTAGMAFLLHYLTHISFGTAFFLLNLPFYYLAIRRMGWRFTIKTFCAVALVSLFSDLHPLFIHMDKLNPFYATLFGSIIMGLGFIVLFRHKASLGGVNILALYLQDKYGIRAGKFQMGVDIVIVLASLFVVSIPMLIASILGATILNLIIAMNHRPGRYAV; this is encoded by the coding sequence ATGGATAACGTTATTACTACAGACAAATTATCGCACACGCTGCTGGAAGACGTTCTGGCCATCCTGATTGGTACGCTGATGGTCTCTTTCGGCGTTGTGCTGTTACGTCAGTCCGGGGCGCTGACCGGCGGTACGGCGGGAATGGCTTTTCTGCTGCATTATCTGACGCACATCTCCTTCGGTACGGCGTTTTTCCTGCTGAATCTGCCATTCTACTATCTGGCCATTCGCCGTATGGGCTGGCGATTCACCATCAAAACGTTCTGTGCCGTGGCCTTGGTTTCCCTGTTTTCCGACCTTCATCCGCTGTTTATTCATATGGATAAACTGAACCCATTTTACGCCACCTTATTTGGCAGCATTATTATGGGGCTGGGATTTATCGTGCTGTTCCGCCACAAGGCCAGCCTGGGCGGCGTGAACATTCTGGCGCTCTACCTGCAAGATAAATATGGGATCCGCGCCGGGAAATTCCAGATGGGGGTGGATATTGTGATTGTACTGGCTTCCCTGTTCGTGGTAAGCATACCTATGCTGATTGCCTCGATACTGGGCGCGACCATTCTGAACCTGATTATTGCGATGAATCATCGCCCCGGCCGCTACGCGGTTTGA
- a CDS encoding quinone oxidoreductase — MAKRIQFNSHGGPDVLQYVDFIPTDPAAGEVQIENRAVGVNFIDTYIRSGLYPVPGLPSGLGTEAAGVVTKVGSGAGVIKVGDRVVYAQSGLGAYSDIHNVAEERVAILPNAISFEQAAASFLKGLTVHYLLRQVYEIKPNETFLFHAAAGGVGLIACQWAKALGAKLIGTVGSDEKAQRAKQAGAWETINYRTENIAGRVAELTGGEKVAVVYDSVGKDTWEASLDSLKRRGLMVSFGNASGPITGVNLGILNQKGSLYVTRPSLHGYVTTRKELEQASNALFSMIASGAVTVNVPDSQKFALADAQSAHQALESRRTQGSSLLIPGR; from the coding sequence ATGGCAAAACGTATTCAGTTCAACAGCCACGGCGGTCCGGATGTTTTGCAATACGTCGATTTTATCCCGACCGATCCCGCCGCGGGCGAGGTTCAGATAGAGAATCGCGCAGTCGGCGTTAATTTCATCGATACCTATATCCGCAGCGGATTGTATCCGGTTCCGGGTTTGCCTTCCGGGTTAGGTACGGAAGCGGCCGGCGTGGTGACCAAAGTCGGCTCTGGCGCCGGGGTGATTAAGGTCGGCGATCGGGTGGTTTACGCTCAGTCGGGGTTGGGAGCCTACAGCGATATACATAACGTAGCGGAAGAGAGAGTCGCCATCCTGCCGAATGCCATTAGCTTTGAGCAGGCGGCGGCGTCTTTCCTGAAAGGGCTGACGGTGCACTATCTGCTGCGTCAGGTTTATGAAATCAAACCGAACGAAACCTTTTTGTTCCACGCCGCCGCGGGCGGAGTCGGGCTGATTGCCTGCCAGTGGGCGAAGGCGTTGGGCGCTAAACTGATTGGCACCGTTGGCTCTGATGAAAAAGCGCAGCGGGCAAAGCAGGCGGGCGCCTGGGAAACGATTAATTACCGCACGGAAAACATCGCCGGGCGGGTGGCCGAACTGACCGGCGGCGAGAAGGTTGCCGTCGTTTATGACTCGGTGGGTAAAGATACCTGGGAAGCGTCGCTGGATAGCTTGAAACGTCGTGGGCTGATGGTTAGCTTTGGTAATGCGTCTGGGCCGATAACCGGCGTGAATCTGGGCATACTGAACCAGAAAGGGTCGCTGTATGTTACCCGTCCGTCGCTGCATGGCTATGTTACTACCCGGAAGGAACTGGAGCAGGCCAGCAATGCGCTGTTCTCCATGATTGCCAGCGGTGCGGTTACCGTTAACGTGCCGGACAGCCAGAAATTTGCGCTGGCGGATGCGCAGAGCGCGCATCAGGCATTGGAGAGCCGCCGCACCCAGGGATCCAGCCTGCTGATCCCCGGACGGTAA
- a CDS encoding Lrp/AsnC family transcriptional regulator translates to MYTIDDFDLKILTLLQSNARLTNQELSELVGLSASQCSRRRIALEQAQLILGYHARLSPNAVGLECLGLIEVRLINHTSEYVESFHQMLGEVDAIIDAYKTTGDADYLLKVAVADLPGLSALISQILSQNKSVAHLKTSVVLNRLKENGLMTPELPPLP, encoded by the coding sequence ATGTACACCATTGATGACTTCGATCTGAAAATCCTGACGCTATTACAGTCCAACGCGCGTCTGACTAATCAGGAATTAAGTGAACTGGTCGGGCTTTCCGCCTCCCAATGCTCCCGTCGCCGCATTGCGTTGGAGCAGGCTCAACTCATTCTTGGCTATCACGCCCGCCTCTCGCCCAATGCCGTTGGCCTGGAGTGTCTGGGGCTGATTGAGGTGCGGCTGATTAACCACACCAGCGAATATGTTGAAAGTTTCCACCAGATGCTGGGGGAAGTTGACGCCATTATCGACGCCTATAAAACCACCGGCGACGCCGACTATCTGTTGAAGGTGGCGGTAGCCGACCTGCCGGGATTAAGCGCCTTGATCAGCCAGATTCTGTCGCAGAATAAAAGCGTGGCGCATCTGAAAACCTCGGTGGTGCTCAATCGTCTCAAAGAGAATGGCTTGATGACGCCCGAACTGCCGCCGTTGCCCTAA
- a CDS encoding LysE family translocator, which produces MQTGLLFTYCSTIFIASMIPGPSMMLAMCVGQKRNGFMLGNVAALGNVTASVIQALISLAVIYTIGDVSENLMKVIKIAGAVYIIYIGVRLFMANGIDGGDVGDQKSRVISTFTQGFIFAIANPKAIVFFVAFFPSFIDVKISILSQALVILFPIAAIAYACFLSYVLAGGLLKKMFANNVYVSRSFALGIICTGVSIFFLR; this is translated from the coding sequence ATGCAAACCGGTCTGTTATTCACCTACTGCAGCACTATTTTTATAGCTTCGATGATTCCAGGCCCTTCTATGATGCTGGCTATGTGTGTAGGTCAGAAAAGAAATGGCTTTATGCTGGGAAACGTGGCCGCGTTAGGTAACGTTACAGCATCCGTGATTCAGGCTCTGATTTCACTTGCGGTGATCTACACCATTGGCGATGTGAGTGAGAATTTGATGAAGGTAATTAAAATTGCCGGTGCAGTTTATATCATCTATATCGGTGTAAGACTTTTTATGGCTAATGGAATTGACGGTGGTGACGTTGGTGATCAAAAAAGCAGAGTTATTTCCACATTCACTCAAGGCTTTATTTTTGCCATTGCTAACCCAAAGGCTATTGTGTTTTTTGTAGCATTCTTCCCGTCTTTCATCGACGTCAAAATTTCGATACTTAGCCAAGCATTAGTTATTTTATTTCCTATTGCGGCAATTGCTTATGCGTGTTTTTTGAGTTATGTCCTGGCTGGCGGGCTTTTAAAGAAGATGTTTGCGAATAATGTCTATGTTAGCCGGTCTTTTGCTCTGGGTATCATATGCACCGGCGTTAGTATCTTTTTTCTGCGGTAG
- the dusA gene encoding tRNA dihydrouridine(20/20a) synthase DusA gives MTEVKSPTNKATPTNSGNHSLQRFSIAPMLDWTDRHCRYFFRQLTRQTLLYTEMVTTGAILHGKGDYLAYSDEEHPLALQLGGSDPAALARCAQLAEQRGYDEVNLNVGCPSDRVQNGRFGACLMGEASLVADCVRAMRDRVTIPVTVKTRIGIDDRDSYEFLCEFIQTVAERGGCDTFIVHARKAWLSGLSPKENREIPPLDYPRVYQLKRDFPALTIAINGGVKTLADAKTHLQHLDGVMMGREAYQNPGILAQVDRELFDSSAASLDLAAVVEAMYPYIERELSAGASLGHITRHMLGLFQGIPGARQWRRYLSENANKPGADTRVVEQALALVNHSAA, from the coding sequence ATGACAGAAGTAAAAAGCCCTACAAACAAGGCAACGCCTACAAACTCAGGTAACCACAGCCTCCAACGCTTCTCCATTGCGCCGATGCTCGACTGGACAGATCGCCATTGCCGTTACTTTTTTCGTCAGTTAACCCGCCAGACGCTGCTGTATACCGAGATGGTCACTACCGGCGCCATCCTTCACGGTAAAGGGGACTATCTGGCCTACAGCGACGAAGAACACCCGCTGGCGCTGCAACTGGGCGGCAGCGATCCCGCGGCGCTGGCGCGTTGCGCGCAGTTGGCCGAACAGCGCGGTTATGACGAGGTGAACCTGAATGTGGGTTGTCCGTCCGATCGGGTACAGAACGGTCGGTTTGGCGCCTGCCTGATGGGAGAAGCGTCGCTGGTGGCGGACTGCGTCAGGGCGATGAGAGATCGGGTCACTATTCCGGTGACGGTGAAAACCCGTATTGGCATCGACGATCGCGACAGCTATGAATTTCTGTGCGAATTTATCCAAACCGTCGCCGAGCGCGGCGGGTGCGACACGTTTATTGTGCATGCCCGTAAAGCCTGGTTGTCCGGGCTGAGCCCTAAAGAAAACCGTGAAATTCCGCCGCTGGATTATCCGCGCGTTTATCAACTCAAGCGCGACTTTCCAGCGCTGACTATCGCCATTAACGGCGGCGTGAAAACGCTGGCGGACGCCAAAACCCATCTGCAACACCTGGATGGCGTCATGATGGGGCGGGAGGCGTACCAAAACCCCGGTATTCTGGCGCAGGTCGATCGCGAGCTGTTTGATTCGTCCGCGGCCAGTCTGGATCTCGCCGCCGTCGTTGAAGCGATGTATCCCTATATCGAACGTGAATTATCGGCTGGCGCATCGCTCGGCCATATTACCCGCCATATGCTCGGCCTGTTTCAGGGCATACCCGGCGCACGCCAGTGGCGCCGTTACCTGAGCGAAAACGCCAATAAACCCGGTGCGGATACCCGCGTGGTAGAACAGGCGCTGGCATTGGTTAATCATTCCGCAGCTTAA
- a CDS encoding pyocin activator PrtN family protein: MNTIFLLMAEFNTATIPLADIAERYLGMKPATADKKAGAGDLPIPTFRIGNTQKAPRMVHVKDLADFIDSRRIEAQEEMRHCSS; this comes from the coding sequence ATGAATACAATATTTTTGTTAATGGCTGAATTTAACACTGCCACAATCCCACTGGCAGACATTGCCGAGCGCTATTTAGGCATGAAGCCAGCAACGGCAGATAAAAAAGCTGGTGCCGGTGATTTACCCATCCCTACATTTCGTATCGGTAACACGCAGAAGGCGCCTCGCATGGTTCATGTTAAGGATTTGGCGGATTTTATCGATAGTCGCAGAATTGAGGCGCAGGAAGAAATGCGCCATTGTTCGTCATGA
- the pspG gene encoding envelope stress response protein PspG, giving the protein MLEIFFIIGFFIMLMVTGVSLLGVLAALFIAAVFMLVGGLFVMAIKVLPWLLLAVAVVWLWRHFQQKPVRYYR; this is encoded by the coding sequence ATGTTGGAAATTTTCTTCATTATCGGTTTTTTTATCATGCTAATGGTGACCGGCGTGTCATTGTTAGGCGTTCTTGCCGCGCTGTTTATCGCCGCTGTTTTCATGCTGGTTGGCGGGCTGTTCGTCATGGCGATAAAAGTACTACCCTGGCTATTGCTGGCGGTAGCGGTTGTTTGGCTGTGGCGTCATTTCCAGCAAAAACCGGTGCGTTATTATCGCTGA
- the alr gene encoding alanine racemase, which yields MKTATAVINRRALRHNLQRIRELAPQCRLVAVVKANAYGHGLIESAHTFCHADCYGVARLTEALQLRAAGITKPILLLEGFFSADDLPLLAEHHLETAVHSIEQLAVLEQADLPHPIRVWMKLDTGMHRLGVLPEHAEAFYQRLTQCHNVVQPVNVMSHFCRADEPQVDTTERQLACFDAFTQGKPGAQSIAASGGILLWPQAHRDQIRPGIVLYGVSPTDSEYAADFGLQPAMTFTSHLIAVREHKAGQPVGYGSIWTSERDTRLGVVAIGYGDGYPRSAPAGTPVWINGREVPLAGRVSMDMITVDLGPEARDQVGDRAILWGDVLPVEKIAAHTGISAYELITRLTQRTRLEYVDE from the coding sequence ATGAAAACGGCAACCGCCGTCATTAATCGCCGCGCTTTGCGTCACAATTTGCAACGGATCCGCGAACTGGCCCCACAGTGCCGCCTGGTTGCTGTTGTAAAAGCGAATGCCTACGGCCACGGACTCATTGAATCTGCTCACACCTTTTGCCACGCCGACTGCTACGGCGTCGCCCGGCTTACCGAAGCGTTGCAGCTGCGTGCGGCCGGCATCACTAAACCCATCCTGCTGCTGGAAGGTTTTTTTTCCGCCGATGACCTTCCGCTATTGGCTGAACATCATCTGGAAACGGCCGTTCACAGCATAGAACAACTCGCGGTGCTGGAGCAGGCCGATCTGCCGCATCCAATCCGCGTTTGGATGAAGCTCGACACCGGCATGCACCGTCTCGGCGTGTTGCCGGAACACGCCGAAGCCTTCTACCAGCGGCTGACGCAATGCCACAATGTGGTGCAGCCGGTGAATGTGATGAGTCATTTTTGCCGCGCGGACGAACCTCAAGTCGACACCACCGAACGCCAATTGGCCTGTTTCGATGCGTTCACGCAAGGCAAACCCGGCGCCCAGTCCATTGCGGCGTCGGGCGGTATTCTGCTGTGGCCGCAGGCGCATCGCGATCAGATTCGTCCGGGTATCGTTCTATACGGCGTGTCGCCGACGGATAGCGAATACGCCGCCGATTTCGGTCTACAACCGGCCATGACCTTTACCTCCCACCTGATTGCGGTGCGTGAGCATAAGGCGGGGCAACCCGTCGGCTACGGCAGCATCTGGACCAGCGAGCGCGATACCCGGCTGGGCGTCGTCGCTATCGGCTACGGCGACGGCTATCCGCGCAGCGCCCCCGCCGGCACGCCGGTATGGATAAACGGCCGTGAAGTGCCGCTGGCCGGACGCGTGTCGATGGATATGATTACGGTCGATCTCGGCCCTGAGGCACGGGACCAGGTGGGCGATCGGGCGATCCTGTGGGGCGACGTGCTGCCGGTTGAGAAGATCGCCGCACATACCGGCATCAGCGCCTATGAATTAATCACACGTTTAACGCAGCGCACCCGGCTGGAATATGTTGACGAATAA
- a CDS encoding site-specific integrase, translating to MAYFTIAKRPRADGTVRYRCTVGVKEQGKHLYRESKTFGKLALAKTWGTRRVAEIEERGVPSDSDANQITVRQLLMKYINDPALGGKAGRTKNYVLNMLVDCDIAEIKLADLSVNDVVEHGRLRAGAGAGPATVSHDLSYLSSVLAAAKPIFDIDYTANPVTDARVILVNMGVVGKSQRRSRRPVGDELARLEEGLKVRQDHRAAIIPFVDILNFSILSCMRIGEVCRIKWSDIDERQKAVLVRDRKDPRKKDGNHMLVPLLGEAWDIVQRQPKKSEFIFPYSSKSITAGFQRVRAALGIEDLRYHDLRREGASRLFEAGFSIEEVAQVTGHRSLNVLWQVYRELYPNSLHQRFEDLKNRHS from the coding sequence ATGGCTTACTTTACGATTGCTAAAAGACCCCGTGCAGATGGGACGGTGAGATATCGCTGCACAGTGGGGGTGAAGGAGCAGGGTAAACACCTTTACAGAGAAAGTAAAACGTTTGGGAAATTAGCTTTGGCAAAAACATGGGGTACACGCCGTGTAGCTGAAATTGAAGAGCGTGGCGTCCCATCCGATTCTGATGCAAACCAAATAACAGTGCGGCAATTACTGATGAAGTACATCAACGATCCGGCTCTCGGCGGTAAAGCTGGTCGTACAAAGAATTATGTTCTCAACATGCTGGTGGACTGTGATATCGCAGAAATAAAACTGGCAGACCTATCCGTTAATGATGTGGTTGAGCATGGTCGCTTACGTGCTGGCGCGGGTGCTGGTCCGGCAACGGTTTCCCATGATTTGAGTTACCTATCATCAGTTTTGGCTGCTGCTAAACCGATATTTGATATCGATTACACTGCGAACCCTGTAACCGATGCGCGTGTAATACTGGTAAATATGGGGGTTGTGGGGAAGTCACAAAGACGAAGCCGCCGCCCTGTTGGTGATGAGTTGGCACGACTGGAAGAGGGGCTAAAGGTACGCCAGGATCATCGGGCGGCGATCATTCCATTTGTGGATATCCTGAATTTCTCTATCTTGTCGTGCATGCGTATTGGTGAGGTGTGTAGGATTAAGTGGTCTGATATCGACGAAAGGCAAAAGGCCGTTCTGGTTCGTGACAGGAAGGATCCGCGTAAAAAAGACGGTAATCACATGCTGGTTCCCTTGCTGGGGGAGGCGTGGGACATTGTGCAGCGCCAGCCGAAAAAATCAGAATTTATTTTCCCCTACTCGTCAAAATCAATAACAGCGGGTTTTCAACGAGTGCGGGCAGCTTTGGGTATTGAGGATTTACGGTATCACGATCTGAGACGGGAAGGGGCGAGCAGGCTTTTTGAGGCGGGATTTAGCATTGAGGAGGTTGCCCAGGTTACCGGGCATCGTTCGCTAAATGTGCTGTGGCAGGTTTATCGGGAGCTATACCCGAATAGTCTGCACCAGAGATTTGAAGACCTGAAAAATAGGCATTCATGA
- a CDS encoding DUF4060 family protein: MRHIIRGELTPLERKAAEAALQNHQQRYGNYARRKNSETYRVRVANKTYSVEVINRNASYVATVMNHHRSLQKMCGVPS; the protein is encoded by the coding sequence ATGCGCCATATCATAAGGGGTGAATTAACCCCACTGGAACGAAAGGCCGCAGAAGCGGCGCTTCAAAACCACCAGCAACGTTACGGCAATTACGCTCGACGGAAAAATAGCGAAACCTATCGCGTCCGCGTAGCCAATAAAACCTATTCCGTTGAAGTAATAAATCGGAATGCGTCATACGTTGCCACGGTGATGAACCATCACCGTTCTCTGCAGAAGATGTGTGGGGTGCCGTCATGA
- a CDS encoding NYN domain-containing protein: MTGRRKWDELNNDDFYYDIKQKQVDIKLGMDITTLAYEKLVDVIVLVAGDSDFVPAAKHARIKGIDFILDPLRQTVTASLSEHIDGVHSYSLISGMADALEVEPTPLPDWWHERKPKKQTARPPRHKNTRAQNHR; the protein is encoded by the coding sequence ATGACTGGAAGGCGCAAATGGGATGAGTTAAACAACGACGATTTCTACTATGATATAAAACAAAAGCAAGTCGACATAAAGTTAGGTATGGATATAACTACACTTGCTTATGAAAAGTTAGTCGATGTAATAGTCCTTGTCGCGGGCGATTCTGATTTCGTTCCAGCAGCAAAACATGCAAGGATAAAAGGGATAGACTTCATTTTAGACCCGCTACGGCAAACTGTCACCGCATCTTTATCTGAGCATATTGATGGGGTTCATTCCTACAGCTTGATTTCTGGCATGGCTGATGCTTTAGAAGTGGAGCCAACTCCATTACCTGACTGGTGGCACGAACGAAAACCGAAAAAGCAAACTGCCCGACCTCCGAGACACAAAAATACAAGGGCACAAAATCATAGATAA
- a CDS encoding YfdQ family protein: MSQIVDGSAVSEIRNLAITAHNPGTDIPSAIVPHDHDLTSLEKFQLQPSLIRQQVNLIAVSSLIAYVNKFKDPRTAIFADNTKTKIVAVLDYHESAELPSWGSHRAIYDCPFSKEWKEWAALDGSAMRQVEFGEFIEKHIGDIAPVGDTYAGPSGTELLEMVLAFSETRKSEFKSVKRLNDGTFQMSYSDEKSGSGNTKLPEKISLAIAPFHNGNPYQIDARFRYRIKEGQLFLWYELIDPEKIVEHAFSEIVTELQNALETIPVYEGSI; the protein is encoded by the coding sequence ATGTCACAGATTGTTGACGGCTCTGCCGTGTCTGAAATTCGTAATCTGGCTATTACTGCACATAATCCAGGGACTGATATCCCATCAGCGATTGTGCCACACGATCATGATTTAACGTCGCTGGAAAAGTTCCAGTTGCAGCCATCATTGATTCGCCAGCAGGTTAATCTAATCGCTGTTTCATCATTGATTGCCTACGTTAACAAATTCAAAGACCCGCGCACCGCCATCTTTGCCGACAATACCAAAACAAAGATTGTTGCCGTGCTGGACTATCACGAAAGCGCGGAGCTTCCGAGTTGGGGTAGCCACCGGGCGATCTACGACTGCCCGTTTTCCAAAGAGTGGAAGGAATGGGCTGCGCTGGATGGCAGTGCCATGCGCCAGGTGGAATTCGGTGAATTTATCGAAAAACACATCGGTGATATTGCGCCGGTTGGCGATACCTACGCCGGGCCGTCTGGCACGGAACTGTTGGAAATGGTCCTGGCATTCTCGGAAACGCGTAAATCTGAATTCAAGTCTGTAAAACGGCTGAATGACGGCACATTCCAGATGAGCTACAGCGACGAAAAATCCGGCAGCGGTAATACAAAACTACCGGAAAAAATCAGCCTGGCCATCGCCCCGTTCCACAATGGCAATCCGTACCAGATTGACGCCCGTTTCCGCTACCGTATTAAAGAGGGTCAACTGTTCCTTTGGTATGAGCTGATCGACCCTGAAAAGATCGTCGAACACGCATTCAGCGAAATCGTTACTGAACTGCAAAACGCTCTCGAAACCATCCCGGTTTACGAAGGCTCTATCTAA
- a CDS encoding ParB/RepB/Spo0J family partition protein has product MATLNQRYASKETGITVRKTHLVPLEEIYAEGGYNVRELNQSHVEEFRDAFIAGEYIPPLAVEVTEHGVKVIDGHHRYFGALAANEAGCEVLRLECKDFVGTEADKIAFMVTSSQGLALTPLERGAAYQRLVNQGWSNSQIAQKVKRSESDILQHLQLHQECSPYVKSLVRAGSLNYALAIDITRKYGVFADKVISNLMEKAESAGKKKITKSLAKPQFAAAKTKRLIELIYKSTPIVSQDGLRDYLMLPPGVKDEVMKILTEFKDYSEGQQNEHQPE; this is encoded by the coding sequence ATGGCCACATTAAACCAACGCTATGCCAGTAAAGAAACTGGCATCACTGTTAGAAAAACTCACCTGGTCCCACTGGAAGAAATTTATGCCGAGGGCGGCTATAACGTCCGTGAACTGAATCAGAGCCACGTTGAAGAATTTAGGGACGCGTTCATTGCCGGTGAATACATCCCCCCTCTGGCCGTCGAGGTAACAGAGCACGGCGTTAAGGTCATTGATGGCCATCACCGCTATTTCGGCGCGCTGGCCGCAAATGAGGCCGGGTGCGAAGTTCTCAGGCTTGAATGTAAGGACTTTGTCGGCACAGAGGCTGACAAGATTGCATTCATGGTCACCAGCTCACAGGGGTTGGCACTTACCCCGCTGGAACGCGGCGCAGCATACCAGCGGCTGGTTAATCAGGGCTGGAGTAACTCGCAGATAGCGCAAAAAGTTAAACGGTCGGAGTCCGACATTCTCCAGCACTTGCAGTTACATCAGGAGTGCTCGCCGTATGTCAAAAGTCTCGTTCGAGCTGGTTCGCTGAATTACGCCCTGGCGATCGATATAACCCGGAAGTATGGCGTTTTTGCCGACAAGGTAATCTCGAATCTGATGGAAAAGGCCGAGTCTGCCGGTAAAAAGAAAATTACGAAGTCGCTGGCAAAACCACAGTTCGCCGCGGCGAAAACCAAACGCCTGATTGAGCTGATCTATAAGTCTACCCCCATCGTGAGCCAGGACGGGTTGCGTGACTATCTAATGCTCCCGCCCGGCGTTAAAGACGAGGTGATGAAAATCCTCACCGAGTTTAAAGACTACAGCGAGGGGCAGCAGAATGAACATCAGCCAGAATAA